The following are encoded in a window of Pseudomonas sp. St316 genomic DNA:
- the norV gene encoding anaerobic nitric oxide reductase flavorubredoxin, with amino-acid sequence MSILVKNNIHWVGQRDWEVRDFHGTEYKCHKGSSYNSYLIREEKTVLIDTVDHRFSREFIQNLAMEIDLNTLDYIVINHAEEDHAGALTELMSLIPNTPIYCTANGVDSINGHHHHPEWDFHVVHTGDTLNVGNGKQLVFVETPMLHWPDSMMTYITGDAVLFSNDAFGQHYCDEHLFNDEVDQNELFDQCQRYYANILTPFSRLVIPKITEILGFNLPVDMIATAHGVVWRDNPTQIVHRYLEWAADYQEDRITLFYDTMSNNTRMMADAIAQGIHEVDPGVAVKIFNVSRHDKNEILTNVFRSKGVLVGSSTMNNVMMPKVAALLEEITGLRFRNKKASAFGSYGWNGGAVDRIQTRLMDAGFETTLTLKAKWRPDGDSLEVCRAHGREIARQWALQPSTQAQVARSAAATTAQAEPIADNGPRMQCSVCQWIYDPAIGEPMQDVQADTAWCDVPDYFLCPECSLGKSVFDELASEAK; translated from the coding sequence ATGTCAATTCTCGTCAAGAACAACATCCATTGGGTCGGTCAGCGCGATTGGGAAGTGCGGGACTTTCATGGCACAGAATACAAATGCCACAAAGGTAGCAGTTACAACAGCTATCTGATCCGTGAAGAAAAGACCGTGCTGATTGATACGGTTGATCACAGGTTCAGCCGGGAGTTCATACAGAACCTGGCGATGGAAATCGACCTGAACACGCTGGACTATATCGTCATCAATCATGCCGAAGAGGACCATGCAGGGGCGCTGACAGAACTGATGTCGCTGATCCCGAATACGCCGATCTATTGCACCGCCAATGGCGTGGACTCGATCAACGGTCATCACCATCATCCAGAGTGGGATTTCCACGTCGTACATACCGGCGATACCCTAAATGTCGGCAATGGCAAACAGCTGGTTTTCGTGGAAACTCCGATGCTGCATTGGCCAGACAGCATGATGACGTACATAACCGGCGATGCCGTACTGTTCAGTAACGACGCCTTTGGCCAACATTACTGCGACGAACACCTGTTTAATGATGAAGTGGATCAAAACGAACTGTTCGATCAGTGCCAACGTTACTACGCCAATATCCTCACGCCATTCAGTCGTCTGGTCATTCCTAAGATTACCGAGATCCTCGGTTTCAATCTGCCGGTCGATATGATTGCCACCGCTCATGGCGTGGTGTGGCGTGATAATCCGACGCAGATTGTGCACCGCTATCTGGAATGGGCGGCGGACTATCAGGAGGACCGCATCACATTGTTCTACGACACCATGTCGAATAACACCCGCATGATGGCCGATGCCATCGCACAAGGCATTCACGAAGTTGATCCGGGTGTGGCGGTGAAGATTTTCAACGTCTCGCGCCACGACAAGAATGAGATTCTGACCAACGTGTTCCGCTCAAAAGGTGTTCTGGTGGGCTCGTCCACCATGAACAACGTCATGATGCCGAAAGTCGCCGCCCTGCTGGAGGAAATAACCGGGCTGCGTTTTCGTAACAAAAAGGCTTCGGCGTTTGGCAGTTACGGCTGGAATGGTGGGGCGGTAGACCGCATTCAGACACGCTTGATGGACGCTGGTTTTGAAACCACATTGACGCTCAAAGCCAAGTGGCGGCCAGACGGTGACTCGCTTGAGGTTTGCCGAGCTCATGGCCGTGAAATCGCTCGGCAATGGGCGCTGCAACCATCGACGCAAGCACAAGTCGCACGATCTGCCGCAGCCACAACTGCCCAGGCAGAACCAATCGCGGACAACGGCCCGCGCATGCAGTGCAGTGTCTGCCAATGGATTTACGACCCGGCGATCGGGGAACCAATGCAGGATGTGCAGGCCGATACGGCCTGGTGTGATGTGCCTGATTACTTCCTGTGCCCGGAATGTTCACTGGGTAAATCGGTATTCGATGAGCTTGCTTCGGAGGCGAAA
- the norR gene encoding nitric oxide reductase transcriptional regulator NorR, with protein sequence MSLSVESLARIAIQLQSGISHQDRFQRLINTLRQLLGCDASALLRYEQRQFRPLAIDGLAPDVLGRRFSLDAHPRLEAIARAGDVVRFPAESHLPDPYDGLIPNRQDLKVHACIGLPLFADQTLIGALTIDGMDPAQFDHFSDEELRLVGALASAALANALLVEQLESQTITPLSISNIPAGKPGTEMVGLSEVMRQLKREIEMVAGSDLNVLITGETGVGKELVAKAIHEGSSRAGQSVVYLNCAALPESVAESELFGHVKGAFTGAIHHRTGKFEMADNGTLFLDEIGELSLNLQAKLLRVLQYGDLQRVGDDNVLRVNVRVLAATNRDLKQEVLNNRFRADLFHRLSVFPVHVPPLRERDQDITLLAGFFCEQSRERMGLKRVALAANCLSLLKQYTWPGNVRELEHAVYRATIIARATQQSDELLLEAQHFNQVPEQMVAPPVALDVSFLGVEQGLRDATDDFQRQLIDNTLNNCARKWSACARMLDMDVANLHRLAKRLGLK encoded by the coding sequence ATGAGTCTGTCCGTTGAATCCTTGGCGCGCATCGCTATTCAGTTGCAAAGCGGCATTTCCCATCAGGATCGCTTTCAACGTCTAATCAATACCTTGCGCCAATTGCTGGGTTGCGACGCTTCTGCCTTGTTGCGTTATGAACAGCGACAGTTCCGTCCGCTGGCGATTGACGGCCTGGCACCGGATGTTCTGGGGCGTCGCTTCAGCCTTGATGCACATCCGCGACTGGAAGCCATCGCTCGCGCCGGTGACGTGGTGCGCTTTCCGGCAGAGAGTCATTTGCCTGATCCCTATGACGGACTGATACCGAACCGGCAGGACCTCAAAGTGCATGCCTGCATCGGATTGCCGTTGTTCGCGGACCAGACACTGATTGGTGCGTTGACGATCGATGGCATGGACCCGGCACAGTTTGATCACTTCAGCGACGAAGAGCTGCGACTTGTGGGAGCCCTCGCTTCTGCTGCCTTGGCCAATGCATTGCTGGTGGAGCAACTGGAAAGTCAGACAATTACGCCTCTCTCCATCAGCAATATCCCGGCGGGCAAACCCGGCACCGAAATGGTCGGGCTCAGCGAAGTCATGCGACAGTTGAAGAGAGAGATCGAAATGGTGGCAGGTTCCGACCTGAACGTCTTGATCACTGGAGAAACCGGAGTCGGCAAAGAACTGGTCGCCAAGGCCATACATGAAGGTTCATCGCGCGCCGGTCAGTCTGTGGTTTATCTGAACTGCGCTGCGCTACCGGAATCAGTGGCTGAAAGTGAGTTGTTCGGCCATGTCAAAGGGGCTTTTACCGGTGCAATCCATCATCGCACCGGCAAGTTCGAAATGGCTGATAACGGCACACTGTTTCTCGACGAAATCGGTGAACTGTCATTGAATCTGCAAGCAAAACTGTTGCGGGTACTGCAATACGGCGACCTGCAACGGGTTGGTGACGATAACGTCTTGCGGGTCAACGTACGGGTGCTTGCCGCGACCAATCGTGATCTGAAGCAGGAGGTGTTGAACAATCGGTTCCGTGCAGACCTGTTCCACCGTTTAAGCGTATTCCCTGTGCATGTACCACCACTGCGTGAGCGTGATCAGGACATCACGTTGCTAGCGGGTTTTTTCTGCGAGCAGAGCCGGGAACGCATGGGATTGAAACGGGTGGCTTTGGCTGCCAACTGTCTGTCGTTGCTCAAGCAGTACACGTGGCCAGGAAACGTTCGCGAACTGGAGCACGCTGTTTATCGGGCGACGATCATTGCTCGCGCGACCCAGCAAAGTGACGAGCTGCTGCTTGAAGCACAGCATTTCAATCAAGTACCCGAGCAGATGGTAGCGCCGCCTGTTGCTCTGGATGTATCTTTCCTCGGCGTTGAACAGGGCCTGCGGGATGCGACGGATGACTTCCAGCGTCAGCTGATTGATAACACGCTGAATAATTGCGCAAGGAAATGGTCTGCCTGTGCTCGAATGCTGGATATGGACGTAGCTAACCTGCACCGACTGGCGAAGCGGCTTGGTTTGAAATAA